Proteins found in one Candidatus Saccharimonadales bacterium genomic segment:
- a CDS encoding type II secretion system F family protein, translated as MLTYEYTARDTKTGQTIKADVQAQSEQAAAKLLSEQGLAPVSIRIKGEKKGLLAGFKNRITAKDRVLFARQLSTLINAGMPLTQSLRTVQEQIDNHALSQIVSSVIADVEGGNAFSKSLEKYPKVFNSVFTSLVAAGEVSGTLDLALERIAAQQEKDAEILSKVRGALVYPVIVLVVILGVIIFMLTTVLPQVELLYTDLNQSLPFITAVLLSVSRFITNLWWLLLILLIGAGYFSRRYIETDGGRATFDRLKTSL; from the coding sequence ATGCTGACTTACGAGTACACCGCTCGCGACACTAAAACCGGCCAAACCATCAAAGCCGACGTTCAAGCCCAATCAGAACAGGCCGCCGCCAAGTTGCTCAGCGAACAAGGTCTGGCCCCAGTTAGTATTCGCATTAAGGGCGAAAAAAAAGGCCTGCTAGCGGGATTTAAAAACCGCATAACCGCCAAAGATCGGGTACTGTTTGCCCGGCAACTATCGACGCTGATAAATGCCGGTATGCCGTTGACCCAAAGCCTCAGAACGGTGCAGGAACAAATTGACAATCACGCCTTGTCGCAAATCGTCAGCTCGGTTATCGCCGACGTTGAGGGCGGCAACGCTTTTTCTAAGTCGCTGGAAAAATATCCCAAGGTTTTTAATAGTGTTTTTACCAGCCTAGTGGCTGCAGGCGAAGTTTCGGGAACGCTTGATTTGGCGCTGGAGCGGATTGCCGCCCAGCAAGAAAAGGACGCTGAGATCCTGTCTAAAGTCAGGGGGGCTTTGGTCTATCCAGTGATTGTTTTGGTTGTCATCTTAGGCGTAATAATTTTTATGCTGACTACCGTCTTGCCTCAAGTCGAGCTGCTCTATACTGACCTTAACCAATCGTTGCCGTTTATAACCGCCGTGTTGTTGTCGGTGTCCCGGTTTATTACCAATTTATGGTGGTTGCTATTGATACTACTCATTGGCGCCGGATACTTTTCCCGGCGCTATATAGAAACGGATGGTGGCCGGGCCACTTTTGACCGGCTAAAAACCAGCCT